A single Arcobacter sp. FWKO B DNA region contains:
- a CDS encoding EAL domain-containing protein has protein sequence MLPNRWEKALKELDFAFQPIVGINNGKIVAVEALLRNTKEAGFLSIFNCFDEAFSDGVLYQFDLKLRLKALKKFSLLGIDNIQLFYNLDNRLLYMPDYKTGNTKKLLDELNLSKKTLCFEMSEKGTLKDPNSITNMVNMYKQEGFDIAIDDFGTGISGLKLLYYSEPNFIKIDRFFIQNIQTDSKKRHFCSSIIKMAHTMGIRVIAEGVETIEEYYTCKDIGADLIQGYMIQKPKTDITKIKIVYSEIRDLYKEDKRKSELNIIDKDKIEIIDPLNDHSSLHELFSYFKTHQHNIFVPIIDKFNHLIGVIEEKDIKKISYSQYGLALAQNTSFSTKLGTFIKKVVSAEVSWGIDKVLELYNINESEVNNGIFLTQNGKYYGFIGVHNLLLLSYKRNLEIAKDQNPLTKLPGNKKIDDYINDTLNELNDNIVHFVYFDFNDFKPFNDIYGFRQGDRAILLFADLLNKLPKDIFVGHIGGDDFFLGVTNSTYENIYHIVQEIQINFERSAKNLYKKEDLVNGFILAKDRFTILRKFDLLSVSAGILEVRSEIDSKFDELLGELKKSSKLSKNPVGISIL, from the coding sequence ATGTTGCCTAATAGATGGGAAAAAGCATTAAAAGAACTTGACTTTGCATTTCAACCAATAGTTGGAATTAATAATGGAAAAATTGTAGCTGTAGAAGCATTGTTAAGAAATACTAAAGAAGCAGGCTTTTTATCTATTTTTAACTGTTTCGATGAAGCCTTTAGTGATGGGGTTTTATATCAATTTGATTTAAAACTTAGACTTAAGGCATTAAAAAAGTTTTCTCTTTTAGGGATTGATAATATACAGTTGTTTTATAACCTTGATAATAGATTACTTTATATGCCTGATTATAAAACAGGAAATACAAAAAAACTTCTTGATGAATTAAATCTTAGTAAAAAAACTTTATGCTTTGAAATGAGTGAAAAAGGGACATTAAAAGATCCAAATTCTATTACTAATATGGTAAATATGTATAAGCAAGAGGGATTTGATATTGCAATAGATGATTTTGGAACAGGAATATCAGGTTTGAAATTGCTTTACTATAGTGAGCCTAATTTTATAAAGATTGATAGATTTTTTATTCAAAATATACAAACAGATTCAAAAAAAAGGCATTTTTGTTCATCGATTATTAAAATGGCTCATACTATGGGAATAAGAGTGATTGCTGAAGGTGTAGAAACAATAGAAGAGTATTATACTTGTAAAGATATAGGTGCTGATTTAATCCAAGGGTATATGATACAAAAACCAAAAACTGATATTACTAAGATAAAAATTGTATATAGTGAAATAAGAGATTTATACAAAGAAGATAAGAGAAAAAGTGAATTAAATATTATTGATAAAGATAAAATAGAAATCATAGATCCTCTTAATGATCACAGTTCTTTGCATGAGCTTTTTAGTTATTTTAAAACCCATCAACATAATATATTTGTTCCAATTATAGATAAATTTAACCATCTAATAGGGGTTATTGAAGAAAAAGATATAAAGAAAATTTCATATTCACAATATGGCTTGGCATTAGCACAAAATACATCTTTTAGTACAAAGTTAGGGACTTTTATAAAAAAAGTAGTATCTGCTGAGGTAAGTTGGGGTATAGATAAGGTATTAGAACTTTATAATATTAATGAGAGTGAAGTAAATAATGGTATATTTCTAACACAAAATGGGAAATACTATGGTTTTATTGGCGTTCATAATTTGCTCCTTTTATCATATAAAAGAAATTTAGAAATAGCAAAAGATCAAAATCCGCTGACAAAACTTCCAGGTAATAAAAAGATTGACGATTATATTAATGATACACTAAATGAATTAAATGATAATATTGTACATTTTGTATATTTTGACTTTAATGATTTTAAACCATTTAATGATATATATGGATTTAGGCAAGGAGATAGAGCTATATTATTGTTTGCTGATTTGCTTAATAAGTTGCCAAAAGATATTTTTGTTGGTCATATTGGTGGGGATGATTTTTTCTTAGGGGTTACAAATAGTACTTATGAAAACATTTATCATATAGTGCAAGAAATACAAATTAATTTTGAAAGATCGGCTAAAAATCTATATAAAAAAGAGGATTTAGTAAATGGATTTATTTTAGCAAAGGATCGATTTACCATCCTTAGAAAGTTTGATTTACTTAGTGTAAGTGCTGGAATATTAGAAGTGCGAAGTGAGATTGATAGTAAATTTGATGAGTTATTAGGTGAATTAAAGAAAAGCTCTAAATTAAGTAAAAATCCAGTAGGAATATCAATTTTATAA
- a CDS encoding response regulator transcription factor, with the protein MKIFLIEDDIYLNTLICDVLQTQGYEVVTFADGAKAVSALDERSDLYIIDLSLPNISGFDILKKINSLGKNTAVIIISAEDNIDTILQAYNLGCQDYIKKPFDVKELLAKVSLIEKKQPKTKVKLSDNCYYDISKKMLYVNNMVVQLTQKENLLLHLLVLNIGDTVTKEEAEKYIWGEYIDNGYVRQLISKLRKKLGCAKILNHSGNGYRLEINA; encoded by the coding sequence ATGAAAATATTTCTTATTGAAGATGATATATACTTAAATACATTAATTTGTGATGTATTGCAAACACAAGGATACGAAGTTGTGACATTTGCTGATGGTGCAAAAGCAGTTAGTGCATTAGATGAAAGGAGTGATTTATATATAATAGATTTATCACTTCCAAACATAAGTGGTTTTGATATACTTAAAAAAATAAATAGCTTAGGTAAAAATACAGCTGTTATAATAATAAGTGCAGAAGATAATATAGATACGATATTACAAGCTTACAATTTAGGATGTCAAGATTATATAAAAAAACCTTTTGATGTTAAAGAGCTTTTAGCAAAAGTATCGTTGATAGAGAAAAAGCAACCAAAAACAAAAGTTAAATTGTCAGATAATTGTTATTATGATATTAGTAAAAAAATGTTATATGTAAATAATATGGTTGTTCAACTTACTCAAAAAGAAAATCTATTGTTACATTTACTAGTATTAAATATAGGAGATACAGTAACAAAAGAAGAAGCAGAAAAATATATCTGGGGAGAGTATATAGATAATGGATATGTAAGACAGCTAATAAGTAAGCTTAGAAAAAAACTTGGTTGTGCAAAAATTTTAAACCATTCAGGTAATGGATATAGGTTGGAAATAAATGCATAG
- a CDS encoding peptidase U32 family protein, whose amino-acid sequence MKKVELLSPAGNLEKLKIALSYGADAVYGGVSHFSLRIRSGKEFTFETFKEGIDYAHSLGKKVYATINGFPFNSQIELLKKHIANIAALNPDAIIVATPGVVKLCRDIAPHIPIHLSTQANVMNYLDAQVYYDMGVRRIIAAREISLKDVIEIKKYLPDLEIEIFVHGSMCFAYSGRCLISAVQMGRVPNRGSCANDCRFDYTMYVANEEHGTLFRLEEEKDVGTYIFNAKDMNLASHIDEILSSGAVDSLKIEGRTKSSYYAAVTAKAYKNAIDDYYAGCFDKDKYQKELYTTKNRGFTDAYLVHRPFEKNDAQNLEYAMSKGSYEVSGLVLEDGEHFLCKYKIYPNEKVEIFTPNNTLIPLCDNEIGKIELIDGTYYITFKKILTQSDKELESVHSGNINPIKLPCKLPYLTIFRVQVDEEI is encoded by the coding sequence ATGAAAAAAGTTGAATTATTATCTCCAGCAGGAAATCTTGAAAAATTAAAAATTGCTCTTAGTTATGGAGCTGATGCAGTATATGGTGGAGTGAGCCATTTTTCTTTAAGAATTAGAAGTGGTAAGGAATTTACCTTTGAAACATTTAAAGAAGGAATTGATTATGCACATAGCTTAGGTAAAAAAGTTTATGCAACAATCAATGGTTTTCCTTTTAACTCACAAATTGAGCTTCTAAAAAAACATATTGCAAATATCGCTGCACTTAATCCAGATGCTATAATAGTTGCAACACCTGGTGTTGTAAAACTTTGTCGTGATATCGCTCCACATATTCCTATACATTTATCAACTCAAGCTAATGTTATGAATTACCTTGATGCACAGGTTTATTATGATATGGGAGTTAGAAGGATAATAGCTGCTAGAGAAATAAGCCTAAAAGATGTTATAGAAATAAAGAAGTATCTTCCAGATTTGGAAATAGAGATATTTGTACATGGCTCTATGTGTTTTGCATATAGTGGAAGATGTCTTATTAGTGCTGTTCAAATGGGTAGAGTTCCAAACAGAGGAAGTTGTGCAAATGATTGTAGATTTGATTACACAATGTATGTTGCAAATGAAGAACATGGTACTTTATTTAGACTTGAAGAAGAAAAAGATGTAGGTACTTATATATTTAACGCAAAAGATATGAATCTAGCTTCTCATATTGATGAGATACTTAGTAGTGGTGCTGTAGATAGCCTTAAGATTGAAGGGCGTACAAAATCTTCATACTATGCAGCAGTAACAGCAAAAGCGTACAAAAATGCTATAGATGACTATTATGCTGGTTGCTTTGACAAAGACAAATACCAAAAAGAGCTTTACACAACAAAAAACAGAGGCTTTACAGATGCATATTTAGTTCATAGACCATTTGAAAAAAATGATGCTCAAAACTTAGAATATGCTATGAGTAAGGGAAGCTATGAAGTGAGTGGGCTTGTTTTAGAAGATGGTGAACATTTTTTATGTAAGTATAAAATATATCCAAATGAAAAAGTAGAGATTTTCACACCAAATAATACTCTTATCCCTTTATGTGATAATGAGATAGGAAAAATTGAACTTATTGATGGAACATACTATATTACATTTAAAAAGATATTAACTCAAAGTGACAAAGAACTTGAAAGTGTACATAGTGGCAATATCAATCCAATCAAACTCCCTTGCAAACTTCCATATTTAACTATTTTTAGAGTTCAAGTTGATGAAGAGATATGA
- the tuf gene encoding elongation factor Tu, with protein MAKEKFSRNKPHVNIGTIGHVDHGKTTLTAAISAVLATKGLCEMKDYDNIDNAPEERERGITIATSHIEYETENRHYAHVDCPGHADYVKNMITGAAQMDGAILVVSAADGPMPQTREHILLSKQVGVPYIVVFMNKADMVDDAELLELVEMEIRELLSSYDFPGDDTPIVAGSALQALNEAKAGNVAEWGQKILDLMAAVDSYIPTPQRDTDKDFLMPVEDVFSIAGRGTVVTGRIERGTIKLAETIEIVGMRDTQTTTVTGIEMFRKEMDQGVAGDNCGILLRGIKKDDVQRGQVLCKPKSITPHTKFECEVYILSKEEGGRHTPFFSGYRPQFYVRTTDVTGSVTLPEGTEMVMPGDNVKMTVELVAPIAMEEQTRFAIREGGRTVGAGVVSKILA; from the coding sequence ATGGCTAAAGAAAAGTTTTCAAGAAATAAACCACACGTAAATATAGGTACTATTGGTCACGTTGACCATGGTAAAACAACATTAACTGCTGCAATTTCAGCTGTTCTTGCAACAAAAGGTCTTTGTGAAATGAAAGACTATGATAATATCGATAACGCTCCAGAAGAGAGAGAAAGAGGTATTACAATTGCAACATCTCATATTGAGTATGAAACAGAAAATAGACACTATGCACATGTTGACTGCCCAGGTCACGCGGATTATGTTAAAAACATGATTACTGGTGCTGCTCAAATGGACGGTGCTATCCTAGTTGTTTCTGCAGCTGATGGTCCTATGCCACAAACAAGAGAGCATATCCTTCTTTCTAAACAAGTTGGTGTTCCATACATCGTTGTTTTCATGAACAAAGCTGATATGGTTGATGATGCTGAATTATTAGAGTTAGTTGAAATGGAAATTAGAGAACTTTTAAGTTCATATGACTTCCCAGGTGATGATACTCCTATCGTTGCTGGTTCTGCTTTACAAGCTTTAAATGAAGCTAAAGCTGGAAATGTTGCTGAGTGGGGTCAAAAAATTCTTGATCTTATGGCTGCAGTTGATAGTTATATTCCAACTCCACAAAGAGATACAGATAAAGATTTCTTAATGCCAGTTGAGGATGTTTTCTCAATCGCAGGTAGAGGTACTGTTGTAACTGGAAGAATCGAAAGAGGAACTATTAAACTTGCTGAAACTATCGAAATAGTTGGTATGAGAGATACTCAAACTACAACTGTTACTGGTATAGAAATGTTCAGAAAAGAAATGGATCAAGGTGTTGCTGGTGATAACTGTGGTATTCTTTTAAGAGGTATCAAAAAAGATGATGTACAAAGAGGTCAAGTTCTTTGTAAACCAAAATCAATTACACCACACACAAAATTTGAGTGTGAAGTTTATATCCTTTCAAAAGAGGAAGGTGGTAGACATACTCCATTCTTCAGCGGTTATAGACCACAATTTTATGTAAGAACAACGGATGTTACAGGTTCAGTTACATTACCAGAAGGTACAGAAATGGTTATGCCAGGTGATAATGTAAAAATGACTGTTGAACTAGTTGCTCCAATCGCTATGGAAGAGCAAACAAGATTTGCTATTAGAGAAGGTGGAAGAACTGTAGGTGCTGGAGTTGTTTCTAAAATTCTTGCATAA
- the rpsG gene encoding 30S ribosomal protein S7 yields MRRRRAIVREVMPDPIYNSKVITKFINTLMLDGKKSVAEKIMYGAIANLDAKGEAKGIELFEKAIENIKPLVEVKSRRVGGATYQVPVEVRSSRRQTLALRWLVDVSRKRNERTMVERLANELFDAANERGTAFKKKEDMHRMAEANKAFAHYRW; encoded by the coding sequence ATGAGAAGAAGAAGAGCCATAGTTAGAGAGGTTATGCCTGATCCTATTTATAACAGTAAAGTTATAACAAAATTTATCAACACACTTATGCTAGATGGTAAAAAATCTGTTGCAGAAAAAATTATGTATGGTGCTATTGCTAACCTTGATGCAAAAGGTGAAGCTAAAGGTATCGAACTTTTTGAAAAAGCTATCGAAAACATCAAACCTCTAGTTGAAGTAAAATCAAGAAGAGTTGGTGGAGCTACATACCAAGTACCAGTTGAAGTAAGATCTTCAAGAAGACAAACACTAGCACTTAGATGGTTAGTAGATGTTTCTAGAAAAAGAAATGAAAGAACAATGGTAGAAAGACTTGCAAACGAGCTTTTTGATGCAGCAAACGAAAGAGGAACTGCATTTAAGAAAAAAGAAGATATGCATAGAATGGCTGAAGCTAACAAAGCTTTCGCACACTATCGTTGGTAA
- the rpmG gene encoding 50S ribosomal protein L33 has product MRIKIGLKCQESGEINYTTWKNPKTHTEKFEVKKYCPRLKKHTLHKEVKLKS; this is encoded by the coding sequence ATTAGAATTAAAATAGGATTAAAATGTCAAGAGAGTGGAGAAATTAACTACACTACTTGGAAAAATCCTAAAACTCACACTGAAAAGTTTGAAGTTAAAAAATATTGTCCAAGATTAAAAAAACACACACTTCATAAAGAAGTTAAGTTAAAATCTTAA
- the rplK gene encoding 50S ribosomal protein L11: MAKKVFGKIKLQIPAGAANPSPPVGPALGQRGVNIMEFCKAFNEKTKEMAGFKIPVEITVYTDKSFTFITKQPPMTDLIKKAANIKSGSDNPLKKKVGKLTKEQVMQIVKQKIADLNTNDVEKAAKIVEGSARSIGITIE, translated from the coding sequence ATGGCTAAAAAAGTATTCGGTAAAATAAAACTGCAAATACCTGCTGGTGCAGCAAATCCATCACCTCCAGTTGGACCTGCTCTTGGTCAAAGAGGTGTTAACATAATGGAATTTTGTAAAGCATTTAATGAAAAAACAAAAGAAATGGCTGGTTTTAAAATACCAGTAGAAATCACTGTTTATACAGATAAAAGCTTTACATTTATAACAAAACAGCCTCCAATGACTGATTTGATTAAAAAAGCAGCTAATATCAAAAGTGGAAGTGATAATCCATTAAAGAAAAAAGTTGGTAAATTAACTAAAGAACAAGTTATGCAAATCGTAAAACAAAAAATCGCTGATTTAAATACAAATGATGTAGAAAAAGCAGCTAAAATAGTTGAAGGTAGTGCAAGAAGTATTGGTATTACTATAGAATAA
- the fusA gene encoding elongation factor G, which yields MARKTPLNRVRNIGIAAHIDAGKTTTTERILFYTGVSHKIGEVHDGAATMDWMEQEQERGITITSAATTCSWKNRQNEEIQINIIDTPGHVDFTIEVERSMRVLDGAVAVFCSVGGVQPQSETVWRQANKYGVPRIIYVNKMDRTGADFYNVEKQVESRLMAKPVPLQIPIGAEENFKGVIDLVTMKAYVWNDETMGAAYDIEEIPANLVDKATEYREKMVEAAAEQIEELMEKYLNGEELTIDEIRAGIKAGCLSMAITPMVCGTSFKNKGVQTMLDAVVDYLPAPTEVTNIKGEDMDGNPIAVESTDDGALAGLAFKIMTDPFVGQLTFTRIYRGKLESGTYVTNTTKGKKERIGRILKMHANKREEIKELYAGEIGAVVGLKSTTTGDTLCDEKAPVILERMEFPEPVISVAVEPKTKADQEKMGIALGKLAEEDPSFRVNTDEESGQTIISGMGELHLEILVDRMKREFKVEAVVGAPQVAYRETIRGSVNQEYKYAKQSGGRGQFGHVHIKVEPQEAGKGYEFVNEIKGGVIPKEYIPAVDKGIQEAMQGGILAGYPLVDVKVSLYDGSYHEVDSSEMAFKLAGSMGFKEACRKASAVILEPMMKVEIEVPEDYMGDVIGDVNKRRGQINSMDDRAGIKLLAAHVPLSEMFGYSTDLRSMTQGRGTYSMVFDHYSEVPRNVADEIIKKRS from the coding sequence ATGGCAAGAAAAACACCCCTAAACCGTGTTAGAAATATTGGTATTGCTGCTCACATAGATGCTGGAAAAACTACTACTACTGAAAGAATTTTATTCTATACAGGTGTATCACATAAAATAGGTGAGGTACACGATGGTGCTGCAACAATGGACTGGATGGAGCAAGAGCAAGAAAGAGGTATTACAATTACATCTGCTGCTACAACTTGTTCTTGGAAAAATAGACAAAATGAAGAAATCCAAATTAACATCATAGACACTCCAGGTCACGTTGACTTTACAATCGAAGTTGAGAGATCTATGAGGGTTCTTGATGGTGCAGTTGCTGTATTTTGTTCAGTTGGTGGGGTTCAACCACAATCTGAAACTGTTTGGAGACAAGCAAATAAATATGGAGTGCCTAGAATTATATATGTAAATAAAATGGACAGAACTGGTGCTGATTTTTACAATGTTGAAAAACAAGTTGAATCAAGACTTATGGCTAAACCAGTTCCACTTCAAATCCCAATCGGAGCTGAAGAAAACTTCAAAGGTGTAATTGATTTAGTTACAATGAAGGCATATGTTTGGAATGATGAAACTATGGGTGCAGCTTATGATATAGAAGAAATTCCTGCAAACTTAGTAGACAAAGCAACTGAATATAGAGAAAAAATGGTTGAAGCAGCAGCTGAACAAATCGAAGAGTTAATGGAAAAATACCTTAACGGTGAAGAATTAACAATTGATGAAATTAGAGCTGGTATAAAAGCTGGTTGTTTATCAATGGCTATTACTCCAATGGTATGTGGTACATCATTCAAAAACAAAGGTGTTCAAACTATGCTTGACGCTGTTGTTGATTATTTACCTGCACCAACTGAAGTTACAAACATCAAAGGTGAAGATATGGATGGAAATCCTATCGCAGTAGAATCTACTGATGATGGTGCTTTAGCTGGACTTGCATTTAAAATCATGACTGACCCATTTGTTGGACAACTTACATTTACAAGAATCTATAGAGGAAAACTTGAAAGTGGTACTTATGTAACAAATACTACTAAAGGTAAGAAAGAAAGAATCGGAAGAATTCTTAAAATGCACGCAAACAAAAGAGAAGAGATCAAAGAACTATATGCTGGTGAAATCGGTGCAGTAGTTGGTCTAAAATCTACAACTACAGGGGATACTCTTTGTGATGAGAAAGCTCCAGTTATCCTAGAAAGAATGGAATTCCCAGAACCAGTTATTTCTGTTGCGGTTGAGCCAAAAACAAAAGCTGACCAAGAAAAAATGGGTATCGCACTAGGTAAACTAGCTGAAGAAGATCCATCATTTAGAGTAAATACTGATGAAGAATCTGGACAAACTATTATTTCAGGAATGGGTGAGCTTCACCTAGAGATTCTTGTAGATAGAATGAAAAGAGAGTTTAAAGTAGAAGCTGTTGTTGGTGCTCCACAAGTTGCTTATAGAGAGACTATTAGAGGTAGCGTAAACCAAGAGTACAAATATGCTAAACAATCTGGTGGTAGAGGACAATTCGGTCATGTTCATATCAAAGTAGAGCCTCAAGAAGCTGGAAAAGGTTATGAGTTTGTAAACGAAATTAAAGGTGGGGTAATTCCAAAAGAGTATATTCCTGCTGTTGATAAAGGTATCCAAGAAGCAATGCAAGGTGGTATCTTAGCTGGTTATCCACTAGTGGATGTTAAAGTAAGTCTTTATGATGGAAGCTACCATGAGGTTGACTCATCTGAGATGGCATTTAAACTAGCTGGTTCTATGGGTTTCAAAGAAGCTTGTAGAAAAGCAAGTGCAGTTATCTTAGAGCCTATGATGAAAGTTGAAATCGAAGTTCCTGAAGATTATATGGGAGATGTTATCGGTGATGTTAACAAAAGAAGAGGACAAATCAATTCTATGGATGATAGAGCTGGTATAAAACTTCTTGCTGCTCATGTTCCATTATCAGAAATGTTTGGATATTCAACAGATCTTAGATCTATGACTCAAGGTAGAGGAACATACTCTATGGTATTTGATCACTATTCTGAAGTACCAAGAAATGTTGCTGACGAGATCATCAAAAAAAGAAGTTAA
- the nusG gene encoding transcription termination/antitermination protein NusG translates to MAHKWYAIQTHSGSELSVKRALEKLASEMGDGKIAEVVVPTEDLIEVKKNKKVIIEKPLYPAYAFAKIDLDIALWHKIQSMSKVGRFIGESKKPTPLSDKDINQILEKVNNRTAPKPKVSFQTGETVRINEGPFSNFNGIVEDFDLSSGQLKLNVSIFGRNTPVEISYTQVERIV, encoded by the coding sequence ATGGCACATAAATGGTATGCAATTCAAACACACTCAGGTAGTGAGCTTTCTGTAAAAAGAGCATTAGAAAAATTAGCTTCAGAAATGGGTGATGGTAAAATAGCAGAAGTTGTTGTTCCAACTGAAGATCTTATTGAAGTTAAGAAAAATAAAAAAGTTATTATAGAAAAACCACTATATCCAGCTTATGCATTTGCAAAAATTGATTTGGATATTGCTTTATGGCACAAAATTCAATCAATGTCAAAAGTTGGAAGATTTATTGGTGAATCTAAAAAACCTACTCCTCTATCAGATAAAGATATTAATCAAATATTAGAAAAAGTAAATAACAGAACTGCTCCTAAACCTAAAGTTTCATTCCAAACAGGTGAAACTGTAAGGATAAATGAAGGACCTTTCTCTAACTTTAATGGTATAGTTGAAGATTTTGATTTAAGTTCAGGACAGTTGAAATTAAATGTTTCAATATTTGGTAGAAACACTCCAGTTGAGATATCTTATACTCAGGTAGAAAGAATCGTATGA
- the secE gene encoding preprotein translocase subunit SecE: MNKLVSYYNHSKEELSKVIFPIKEQVRSAYMSVFVVVTVITIFLALVDLIMSFTLSSFIG; the protein is encoded by the coding sequence GTGAATAAATTAGTATCATATTACAATCATTCAAAAGAAGAGTTGTCAAAAGTTATATTCCCTATTAAAGAGCAAGTAAGAAGTGCTTATATGTCTGTTTTTGTGGTAGTTACTGTGATAACAATATTTTTAGCGTTGGTTGATTTGATAATGTCATTTACTTTATCATCTTTTATAGGATAA
- a CDS encoding glycosyltransferase family 9 protein → MIFFKVSQNINIKIADNSLVNLTKSTKSGDTNENIYITTYNDYEAVKKIFEKVGSNYKGIIVDEKKITSFKEFPIELGVSNKNEFLQQRQKKKNQTFLNNISQYTTNNLYKNEIFCDIFSQLNTHKKEISIAIIGGIGRDIGEIICALSSVRILYTSLQKKFRNINIDIFLESAENPYYKRDKDLIENAPFINKVLPLAISVKSLCEYDYYIDNSSLNETIFFEQLPFVDAYLYKFGINYKLIPSNSKHNQIQLNNYEPSVELKKEIEQLKAKSKLILFHPYSPNIDRSLPKDIAVSLLKQLVVECDNIIVSALKIEKFEDDSFFDLSKYSKSLFDFIYIISQSDYIITADTSTYHISDIFLIPTVVIFNDENLINKRIKYYYSVKPYLLKEKKKSLSLLQFENDSLTINKYTKYKNIKIKKILQLLFSIQS, encoded by the coding sequence ATGATATTTTTTAAAGTTAGTCAAAATATTAACATAAAAATTGCTGACAACTCTTTAGTTAATTTAACTAAAAGTACAAAAAGTGGTGACACAAACGAAAATATTTATATCACTACTTATAATGATTATGAGGCAGTAAAAAAAATATTTGAAAAAGTTGGGAGTAACTACAAAGGGATAATTGTAGATGAAAAAAAAATTACATCTTTCAAAGAATTTCCAATTGAACTTGGAGTAAGTAACAAAAATGAATTTTTACAACAAAGACAAAAAAAGAAAAATCAAACTTTTTTAAATAATATTTCTCAATATACAACAAATAATCTTTATAAAAATGAGATATTTTGTGATATATTTTCACAATTAAATACACATAAAAAAGAGATTTCTATAGCAATAATTGGTGGTATTGGAAGAGATATCGGTGAAATTATTTGTGCTTTGAGTTCTGTAAGAATATTATATACATCATTACAAAAAAAATTTAGAAATATAAATATAGACATATTCTTAGAAAGTGCAGAAAACCCATACTATAAAAGAGACAAAGATCTAATAGAAAATGCACCTTTTATCAATAAAGTACTTCCTTTAGCTATAAGTGTCAAGTCCTTATGTGAATATGACTACTATATTGATAACTCTAGTCTAAATGAAACTATCTTTTTTGAACAGCTTCCTTTTGTAGATGCTTATTTATATAAATTTGGTATAAATTACAAACTTATACCATCAAATTCAAAACACAACCAAATACAACTTAACAACTACGAACCATCTGTTGAGCTAAAAAAAGAAATAGAACAACTCAAAGCAAAATCTAAACTCATACTTTTTCACCCATATTCACCAAATATAGATAGAAGTCTACCAAAAGATATAGCAGTCTCACTACTTAAACAACTTGTAGTTGAATGTGATAATATAATAGTTAGTGCTTTAAAAATAGAAAAATTTGAAGATGACTCGTTTTTTGATTTGTCAAAGTACTCAAAAAGCTTATTTGATTTTATATATATAATTTCTCAAAGTGACTATATCATAACAGCTGATACTTCTACATATCATATAAGCGATATTTTTTTGATTCCAACTGTTGTGATATTTAATGATGAGAATTTAATAAATAAAAGGATTAAATATTACTATAGTGTCAAGCCATATCTACTAAAAGAGAAGAAAAAAAGTCTTAGTCTTTTACAATTTGAAAATGACTCACTTACTATCAATAAGTACACAAAATACAAAAATATCAAAATAAAAAAAATATTACAACTTCTATTCTCCATCCAATCTTAA
- the rpsL gene encoding 30S ribosomal protein S12, which translates to MPTINQLVRKERAKVVKKSKSPALVKCPQRRGVCTRVYTTTPKKPNSALRKVAKVRLTSGFEVISYIGGEGHNLQEHSIVLVRGGRVKDLPGVKYHIVRGALDTAGVANRRVSRSKYGTKRPKPGQAAATTGKKK; encoded by the coding sequence ATGCCTACAATTAATCAGCTCGTAAGAAAAGAAAGAGCAAAAGTGGTGAAAAAATCAAAATCACCTGCACTTGTAAAATGTCCTCAAAGAAGAGGCGTTTGTACAAGAGTTTATACAACAACTCCAAAAAAACCTAACTCGGCTTTAAGAAAAGTTGCTAAAGTTAGATTAACATCAGGTTTTGAGGTTATTTCATATATCGGTGGTGAGGGTCACAACCTTCAAGAGCACTCAATCGTACTTGTAAGAGGCGGTAGGGTAAAAGACTTACCAGGGGTTAAATACCACATCGTTAGAGGTGCTTTAGATACAGCAGGTGTTGCTAATAGAAGAGTTTCAAGATCTAAATATGGTACAAAAAGACCAAAACCAGGTCAAGCTGCTGCAACAACTGGTAAAAAGAAATAA